Genomic DNA from Rhodothermales bacterium:
CGAATCCTCCGAAGCGAATTACACCGGCGACGGCTACATCCGCTGGAACGGTCCGAATTCACTCACGACCCCGGGCAACGGCACGATCGCGCTGGTCTTTTCGGTCGACACCGCCGGCGACTACTACGTCAAGCTGCGCATGTCGCACCTCGGCGCGCCGGCGGGAGACCAGGAAAACGACTGCTGGCTGAAGGTGGATGGCGGCGACTGGAACAAGGCCGTCCACCCAAGCACCCGCATCGCGGAAGGATTTACGTTTCACACGGTGCTGGAACCGAGCGGCGGCGTGTTCGAGAGTCCGCTCTACACGCTGAGCGCCGGCGTCCACACCGTTTACCTTTCCGGACGCTCCAACAACTTCAAGCTGGACCGCATTCACGTGTACCGGAGCGACGTGTCGGATCCGGAGAATACGTCGTACCCGGAGTCCCCGACCGAAAACGGCGCAAGCGGCATCAGCACACTCACCGTCACCAACGGCGCGGGCAGCGGCGATTATCCGGAGGGAACGGTTGTCTCCATCGTAGCCAATTCGGCGCCGGCGGGACAGGAATTCGACCGCTGGACCGGATCGACGGCGTTCATCGCCGACGCGCTCCTTCCCAGCACCACCGTGACGATCCCCGCATTCAACGTGAGCGCCACGGCCACCTACCGGACGCTCGGCGGCGGTGGCGGCGACGGCCTCCGCCCGGCCGACCAGCCCGCGAACGCCCGCCAGGGCATCCGCTTCGATTATTACGAGCAGTCCTGGGACTTCCTGGGCCATTTCGACGCCCTCACGCCGGCGGCTTCCGGCATCACGGACGACATCGACCTTGATGAGGCGAAAATCGCCGACGGCTATCTGCTCCGCTTCAGAGGCTACCTGAACGCTCCGACGGACGGCACCTACACCCTCTACACGGCGTCGGACGACGGGAGCCAGCTTTTCATCGGCGACCTGCTGGTGGTCGACAACGACAGCATCCAGTCCGTCCAGGAACGCAGCGGCGAGATCGGACTCAAGGCCGGCCTGCACGCCATCACGGTGGGCTATTTCGAGCGAACCGGCGACGCGGCGCTGACCGCCAGCTGGGCCGGCCCCGGCTTCGCCAAGACCGAGATCCCGGCCTCGGCGCTCTTTTATGCCGACGAAGGAGACGGTCCCCTCCTGGGGGATGTGTCCCTCAACGGCGCCATTTCCGCCCTGGATGCCTCCCAGATCCTCGTCCATGCCGTAGGGCAAATCCTGTTAACACCCCCCTCTGCAGCCGTTGCCGACGTCTCCGGTAACGGCGAAATCTCTGCCTACGACGCGGCGCTCATCCTGCGTTTCGTCGCCGGCATCATATCCTGTTTTCCCGCAGAGGCGGGGTGCGAATAAGGTATGGGTCAACAGCAACTGCTTCTGCTCGTGCTCGCCCTGGTCGTTGTCGGCCTCGCCATCGTGGGGGGCATCGAGGCCATGGGCTATTACCGGAAACGCTTCAACGCCGACGCCCTGAGCCAGACGTCCGTCCGCATCGCCGCGGAGGCGCAGGCGTGGCTGTTCCGCCCCACCGCGTTCGGGGGCGGCGGGACGCTGGGCAGCGGAGCGCAGGGCGACTTCAGCGGCCTCACCCTGACCCTCGCTACCCTGGGCTACCCCGTCACCGTCGGCGACGTCTACAGCACGACCGACGGCACCTACAGGGGCGCCGTCCGCGGCGCCGAATTCGTCATCACGGCCAATTCGCGTGGGGAAGACGCGTCTTCGTTCATCAACCTGGTCTGCACCATCGTGAGCGGCACAACCGACGACGACATCGCGATTGAAGTCAACCCGGCCGCGGGCACCTGTTAGGCGGGAGGTGCCCAGACACGTCGACGCGGCGTCAACTGTCTGCTCACTTGCATCGCGCCCATCCAGGAGGCATCCTGGCACATCCGGGTGGGTGCTCATTCCGGCGACATCTGTAAACATTCTGGACAGCCCGCCTCTCCGGCGACGCCGGCCGTACCCGTCACACCGCCCTTTCTGGCATCATTCGAGGCGATTTCTGCCGATGTGACCGCCGATTCCGCTATCGGGCATATCCCTTGAATCCCTGGGCAGGAAGATTCGCCAACGGATCCGACGTCCCGCGTCGTTTCCGCCCCTTTGCGAACCGGGAAAACGCCACGCGTCGGACGCACATGCCCCTCATCTACCGCCTCCCGTCTGGTAGAACCGTGCGCTCCCTCGCCGGCTTCGCGCTTTGCGGTTCCCGCTACTCGTCCCTGTCAGTCATTAAGTGGCGTTACGCACCAGATCGAAGCGATACAGCGATGCGGGATTCATGATGCAGGATAACCCCCGAACGACCTCGTTTACAGGGGGTGATCCGGCGTCCCTGAATCCTGCAACGGGCGATCGCAGCGCCGTGGTGCACAAGGCCATGTAGGAGATCGGACCTATGGGTCAGCAACAATTGCTACTTCTCGTGCTGGGCACCGTCGTGGTGGGTATGGCGGTCGTATCTGGCATCGAGTCGATGAATTACGCCCGGAAACGGTTTAACCTGGAATCGCTCACCGAGACGTCGGTGCAGCTGGCCTCAGACGCCCAGGCCTGGCTGGCGCGTCCGGTCGCCTTCGGCGGCGGGTCTCCATCGAGCGCCGCACGCGCCAGCTTCGCCGGCCTGTCGCTCGACCTGCATCAGCTTGGCTTTACACTGACCGACGGCGCCTACCGGAACGTCCACGGCTTCTATACCGCGACCGTGTCCGGCGCGGATTTCGTGATCACCGCTGTGAATTCGCAGGATGCCTCGGATACGTCAAGAAATCTCGTTTGCACGGTGGTGAGCGGCCCCAGGGAAAGCGATATCCACGTAACCCTCAATCCACCGGCCGGTAGCTGTACGGCCAGCGGTGCTGGCGACGGCGGTGGCACGGGCGGCGGTGCTGGAGACGGTGGCGGCACGGGCGACGGCGGAGGCACGGGCGGCGGCGGCGGGGATGACGATCATAGCGGCCACGGCGACGGGAGTGGCGACGGCGGTGGCGACCACAGCGGTCCCGGCTGAGCGGCACGCCCAGGCGCCGGCCGGCTCAATGCGCCTCCAGCCAGTTGTTCGCCACGTTGATATCGACTTCGATCGGGATATCCAGCTTCAGCGCGTTGACCATTTCGTGCTCCACGAGGCCGCGAACGTCGTCGACTTCCGCCGGCGGCAGCGTCAGCACGAGTTCGTCGTGCACCTGGAGGATCATCTTCGCGTTTCGCTTCTCGGCGGCGAGGCGGTTATGTATCCGGATCATGGCGAGTTTGATCATGTCGGCCTGGGTGCCCTGGATCGGCATGTTGACCGAGATGCGCTCGGCGGCGGAGCGTTCGTTGCGGTTGCGGGCATTGATGTTCGGCACGTAGCGCCGGCGGCCCAGGAGCGTCTCGCAATACCCCTTTTCGCGCGCCTTCTCGACCTGCATCGCCAGAAAGCCGGCGACCGCCGGATAGGCCTGCTGGTATTGATCGATCAGCATCTGCGCCTCGGACCGCGGGCAGCGCAGCCGCTGCGCCAGGCCGAAGGCCGATATGCCGTAGGGGATGCCGTAGTTGACCTCCTTCGCCTTGCGCCGCTGGTCTTTGGTGACCTGATCGATGGGGATTTTATACACGAGAGCGGCCGTGGCGGTGTGGATGTCTTCGCCCTGCTCGAACGCCGCTTTTAACCCCGGGTCGCCGCTCATGTGCGCGAGAATGCGGAGTTCGATCTGCACGTAGTCGGCCGCCATGAGCACATTCCCCTCGACCGGGATGAACGCCTTACGCACGGCCTGGCCCTGTGGCGTTCGGATGGGGATATTCTGGAGATTGGGGTTCGTGGACGATAGCCGGCCCGTCGCGGCGATCGTCTGGTTGTAGTTCGTATGGATGCGCCCCGTCTCGGGATTGACGAGTTCGGGGAGGCTGTCGACGTACGTGCTCTTGAGTTTGGCGAGCTCCCGCCAGTCGAGGATGAGGCCGGGCAGCGGATGCTCGGTCGCCAGTTCCTCCAGGACGCGCTCGCGCGTCGAGGGCTGGCCCTTCGGGGTCTTTTCGACGATCGGCAGGCCGAGCTTGTCGAACAGGATGACGCCGAGCTGGACGGGCGAGCCGATGTTAAATTCCTCGCCGGCGGCCTCGTAGATCTGCTTCTCGTAGGCGGCAATGTCTATCGCCATCTGCCTGGAGAGGTCGGCGAGCACGTCTCGGTCCACCCGTACGCCCGTCATCTCCATCTCCACCAGGACGTCCATCAGCGGAAACTCGATGTCGTCCGCGATCTTGCGGAGGCCTTCCCGGTCGAGTTCTTCCTCAAGGATGGTCGCGAGCCGGAGCGAGATGTCCGCGTCTTCGGCGGCATACGGGCCGATCTGATCCAGCGGGACATCGCGCATCGACTTCTGGTTCTTGCCGGTGCCGATGAGGTCGCTGATGGGGATCATCCGGTAGTTGAGCACCGCGCGCGACACCCAGTCGAGCCCGTGCTGTTCGTCGGGCGCGAGGAGGTAGTGCGCGATCATGGTGTCGAAGTACGGCCCGGCCACGTCCACCCCATGCCGGCGCAGCACCGTGATGTCGTACTTCAGGTTGTGACCGATCTTCGGTTTTTCGCCTTCCAATAACGGACCAACGACCTGGAGAATGTCGGGGGTCGAGGTCCCGTCGGGCAGCGGCGTGGGGATGTAGACACCCTGGTTGATCTCCCACGAAAACGACATGCCGACCAGCGAGGCCATCATGGCGTCGACGGAGGTGGTCTCGGTGTCGAAGGCGAACCGGGGCTGCGCGGCGAGGGTTTTTGCCATCGCCTCCAGCTCCTGGCGGTTATGGACGATCTGGTACGTCGTCGTCTCGGGGTCGTAGTGGCTGACCGCCTCGCCGGCATCCAGCCCGAGGCTGAGGGTTTGCCCGGGCGCCACCGCGCCGGCCGGCGCCGGCTCCTCGCCCAGGATCGTCCGGGCCTTCGTCATCAGCTTCTCCCGCAGGCCGCCGAACTCCATGAGCTGACAGATCCTGTCGATCTCGGTGAGGTTGGGCTTTGCGATCTTGAGCTTGTGCCAGTCGAGATCCACATCGAGGTCGGTGATGATCGTCACGAGCTTCTTGCTCAGCAGCGCGGCCTCCCGGTGCTCGGTCAGGCCTTCGCGGGCCTTTTTGCCCTTGAGTTCGCTCGCGTGTTCCACCAGCGCTTCCACGCTGCCGTACTCCTGCACGAGCTGGATCGCCCCCTTTTCGCCGATGCCCGGGACGCCCGGGACGTTATCCGCCTTGTCGCCCATCAGCGCGAGGATGTCGATAAACTGGATGGGCTCGACGCCGAACTTCTCCCGGAAGCGATCGAGCGTGATCGGGTCGAACTCCTCGCCGCGATACGCCGGCCGGTACTGCGTGATTTTCTCCGAAATGAGCTGCTGGAAGTCCTTGTCGGGCGACACGATCACGACGTTTTCCCCGTCCGCCTCGGCGAGCCGGGCGAGCGTGCCGATCACATCGTCGGCCTCGAACCCTTCGCGCTCCACCACCGGGATGTCGAAGGCCTCGACGAGCGCCTTGATGACGGGGATGTTGGCCAGCAGCTCTTCGGGCGGCGGATCGCGGTGCGCCTTGTATTCGCCGAACAGCTGGTCGCGAAACGTCCCGCCCTCGCCCATGACGTCGAACACGACCGCGATGTGTTCGATCTTGTGATCCTCGATGAGTTTGAGCAACGCGGAGGCGAATCCGTAGGTCGCCGAGGTGTTCTGGCCTTTGGAATTGATCAGCGGCCGGCTGATGAAAATAAAATGGGAGCGATAGGCGAGCGCCATCGCATCGAGGAGATAGAGGGTGTTATTCTTGACCACGGCTCGGAGCGGAGTTGGACGGTTGACGTCCGCCAATGTACGAAGGCCACGTCCGCAATCGCGAATCCCAGACAGGACATTTCGTCCGACGGAACCGCCGCGCCCGATTGACCATTGGACGGCTGAACCTTCCCTGCCGCCTCGACCGAAATGATGACCGATGTCCAGTGACCCTGCTCGCCCCACCCACCACCCCGAGCGCGTGCTCGTCACCGGCGGCGCCGGCTTCATCGGGTCCAACCTGCTCCTTCACCTGGTGCCGCGGCATCCGGAGGTGGTTTTTGTTAATCTGGACAAACTCACCTACGCCGGCAACCTCGCCAACCTCCAGGCCATCGAAAACGCCCCGAACTACCGGTTCGTCCAGGGCGATATCGTGGAGTTGGAGGCCCTGCATGCCCTGTTCGCCGAACACCGCTTCACGACCGTGATCCACCTCGCGGCGGAGTCGCACGTCGACCGCTCGATCCTCGACCCGCTGGCATTTGCGCGGACGAATGTGATGGGGACGATGGCGCTGCTGGAGGCCGCGCGCAAGCGCTGGACGGACGCCGGCAACTACCGCTTTTACCACATCTCCACCGACGAGGTCTTTGGCAGCCTCGGCGACGAGGGGTTTTTCAGTGAGGAGACGCCCTACGATCCCCGCTCGCCGTATTCGGCTTCCAAGGCGGCATCGGACCACTTCGTGCGGGCGTACCATCACACGTACGATCTCCCCGTCGTCCTCTCGAATTGCTCGAATAACTACGGCCCCTACCAGTTTCCTGAAAAGCTCATCCCGCTGTTTATTCTGAACGCCCTGCACGATAAACCGGTGCCGGTGTACGGCCAGGGGACGAACGTGCGGGACTGGCTGTATGTCGAGGACCACGCGGAGGCCATCGAAACCATCCTGTTTCACGGCGAAACCGGCGCGACCTATACGATCGGCGGCGACAGCGAGCGGCCGAACATCGAACTGGTCCGACTCCTGCTGGATCTGGTGGACGAGCGCCTTGGCCGGCCGGCCGGCACGGGACAGGCGCTGATCACCTACGTCAAGGACCGCGCCGGACACGACTTCCGCTACGCGATGGACCACACCCGACTCACCGGGTCCCTAGGATGGAAACCCCGCCACACCCTCGAAACCGGGCTCCGGCGGACGGTCGACTGGTACCTGGAGAACCAGCACTGGCTGTCGGCAGTGGTGGATCAATCCTACCGCGACTACTACCTCAGGCAATACCACGGGCGGTAGTTGGTCGCAAGCCCCGGCCTGCGAGCCGACCGCGTAGCCGGCGGACTCGAAGCAGCTGCGGCTCTCATTTAAGCACATCGCTGGATTCCGTCTGCGCGATCGTGCGGCGGGCGTCATCGGGCAGCATGAACCCCTGATCAACCAGCGTCTGTACGGCGCGGCGCACGGCCTCGACGTAGCCGGCGTGATCGCCATACCGTTCCTCGAGCGAAAGCCGCTCGTCGCCGGCTGCCAGCCGGCCGGCTTTCGTTTCATGAAACGGGATGAAGGTGCCGCTCAGCCAGAAGAGGTCACCCAGATCGAGGCGGGCGCCATAGCTGTAGGGCAGATTCGTGCCCAGAGGGGCCGCGTTGCCGGGCGGCTGAATGCCGGCCACCTCGTTGCCGTCGGCGTCGACGGCCGCGACGAGGATCGCATAATCTTTCCCCAGATAGGCCGGCGGAAGCACATCCGCGATGCCGCTCTCGTCCGGCTCGTCGAAGCGGGGCCCGAAGTCCAGCAGGCCGAGGCTGGTGTAGCGCGCCAGATACGCGAACGCCGGCACCGGTTGCGGTTCGCCCTGCACCGGAAACGACACGCCCTGCATGGCCGGGTACCCGAGCGCCTCGGGCGGCACGAGCGTACCGTCTCCGACGCGGGGCACGCGGCTGGACGGCGGCGGCGTCCCGTCCAGCACCCAGGCGGTCAGCCGCTGCCACAGCGCACGCACGATCGGATCGAACGTGGATTCGACGCCGGCGGGATAGACCGTCATGGCCGGATTCCAGGACACGGGCGACGTGCCGTGCTGGGTGCCGGCGAAATAATAGATGCGGAGATCCTCGGGCTGAACGAGGTCGCGCGTCCCATAGGCGTCGGTCAGCGCCGGCGACCCCTGGAGCGCCCACAACTCGGAGCCACTCAGGCCGAGGAACGTCTTCGGGCAGGTGTCGGAAGCCGCGCACCGGGTGAAGATCCCGCCCGTGGTGCCGCGGATGTCGTCGTGATAGTCGGGCGCAAAACCGCGCGCCGAGCTTTGCCCGAACGCCCGATGGTCAGCCCGGACGCCGCCACCGCCGCCCGGGACGGCAAAACGCATGTTGATGTTCGTCTGCCGCGCGGCGACGAGCGGGAAGAGCCCCTCGAACACCCGCCGGCCGTCGAGCGATTCATTGAATCCGAGGTGGACGAAGGTTTTCATCAGGTTGCCGGACTGCGACACGCCGGCGCCCAGGGCGAAGCGGATCGACGCGCCGAGCGGATTCGGGTCGCCGGCCGCCGCGGATGTCCGGCCCCGGAAGAAGGTCACCATGTCCCGGATCGCGGCCAGTCCCAACCCCAGCACGCGCGGGTCGCGGGCTTCGTAGACGAGTTCGTAGAGGTAGTCGGACTCGAAGCCGCCTTCGAGGCAGACGTGTTCTTCATCCGGTATCCCGGGAAACGGGTGGGTTGAGGTATCGCATGAGGCAAACGCCCATCGGTCGTTGGGGATGAACTGGCGTGCATCGGTTTCCCTGACGCGCCGGGTCAGCACGGCGCCCGCATGGTCCGGCCGGGCAGGCGGATAGGCCATCTGGCCGGCGTTGAAATAGTTGCCCTGAAGCGGCATCTCGGGCCGGGGCGGTCCGGGCAGCCCGACGAACTCGACGCGCACCGGGCCGGTCACCGGCGACCCATCGGCACGACGGGCGATGGGGACGTCCAGCGTGAGCCGATTCCCCCCGGTCGGCACATCCCCCTGCCACGCGCCCCAGAGGAACGAGACCCCCTGCGCCATAAGGACCGAATCGGGCGCGGGGATCGCACGGCCGCGATTGGGGGCGAGATAGTGGAGGATCCCATTGGACCGGGAGAGGTCGATGGGTTTGAGGAGGATGAAGTCGGCGGCATAGGCGACGCGGCCCGCTTCGTTTCGCGGCGCCAGCGTCAGATCGGTGATGACGGCGTTGCGCGGGTCGGAAGGGTCGACCTCGCCGAACGCGCGCCCGACAAGCTTCTCGTAGCCGGGGTTTTCGGGTGCTGGCGTGATACGCTCCCGGATCTCCAGGCGGACAATCTGGGCGTTCAGGGTGCCGGTACCCAGGAGCAGGTTGACAATGAGGAATAACGCGGTGCGGTGCAAGGTCATGGCAATCCAACCATCTCGTCATTCCGAGCAGCGCCCTGCTGCATTCGGGAGGTCCCTCGGCGACGCTCGACGGTGGGCCGGCGAACTGCTCGGAATGACATAATTTTTTTGTGATTAAAGCTCCAGCCCCAGCAGCATCGAGCTCAGGCTTTTCCCGTGGGCATCCAGTGCCAGGGAACGGGTGACGCCGCCTTCGAGGGCTTCTTCGAGGACGAAGTTCAGCGCATGGAGGGTCGGGACCTCGTAGCGGGTGACGGAGCCTCGGACGCGGTCGCCGAAAAAGGCCCTGACCCGTTCGGCCGTCAGTTCGCGCAGCAGGCGCGGGTAGTCTTCCGGCCGGCGGGCGAAAACGGCGATATTCGATGTCCGCCCCTTGTCGCCGGCGCGGGCGTGGGCGATTTCTCGCAGCTGCATCATCAAACCTCCAGGTAGTGAACGGCCGTCGCGACCCGCTCCCGCGGGATGAGCGTCGAGGCTACGGCAATGACTTCGCGCACCGACTTCGCCACCCCGCCCCCGCCGGCGGGGCCGTTGGTATACAGCGTCTCGACCTCGTTTGCCAGCCGCTCCGCCGCCTCCCGCTGCGTCGCCCGGCCCGCCACGCGGACACGTACCTCATAGGGCGAGAAGCCGGCAGACCGCTCGGCGCCATGCAGGGCATCGATGCCGATGAGCTCGAAACGCGTTTCCGACACGTCGACCCGGGTCAGCCGCAGCCGTTCGCGGACGATCTCCAGCGCCAGCCGGCCGCGCGCCTCGGCGCCGGGGCCGGCGTAGGATATCTGCCCCTCGCCGATGAAGCCATCGTGGTATCCGATGCTCGCTTTGAGGCGATCCGGTCTTGGCCGGCCTGAGGCGCCGTCGACCTGCACGCGGCCCGGGGCTATTTCCCGCACCGTCGCCTGCGAAAAATCGGCCAGCACATCGGGGGTGGCGTACCGGGCGGGATCGTGGATTTCGTAGAGCAGCTGCTGCTTGCAGGTGGCCTCGGTGACCCGCCCGCCCGATTCCGGCACGCTGGTTATGACGATCGCGCCATCCGGTGTTACCTCCCCGATCGGGAAGCCGAGTCGCGCAAGATCGGTGACCTCGTCGTACCCTGGATCGGCATAATAGCCGCCGGTGATCTGGCCGGCGCATTCGAGCAGGTGGCCGGCGAGCGTGCCGCGGCCGAGGTGCGCCCAGTCGTCCATCGCCCATCCGAATTCGTGGATCAGGGGCGCGAGGAACAGCGCCGGGTCGGCGGCCCGGCCGGTTACGACGACGTCGGCGCCCGCGGCGAGGGCCTCGACGATCGGCGCCGCGCCGATGTACGCGTTGGCCGACACGATGCGATCGCCGAGGACCGCCAGCGGCTCGCCCGTCTCGAGGATCAGGTCCTGCACAAGGTCGAGTTGCTGCAGGACATCGTCGCCTGTCACGGCGGCGATCCGGAGCCTGCCCAATCCAAGCGCGGCCGCGACGCGCCGGACCGCTTCTGCGCCGGCGACCGGGTTGGCCGCGCCGGCGTTGGTGACGATGCGGATGCCACGCGACGCGCAAGCCGGCAGCACGGCGCGCATCCGCCGTTCGAGAAGCGGGTCGTACCCCGATGCGGGGTCGCGCCGGCGGGCAAGCTGCGCCAGCGCGATGGTGCGCTCGGCGAGGCACTCGAAAACGAGATAGTCGATGCCGCCCTTTTCGGCGAGTTCGACGGCCGGCTCGATGCGATCTCCCGCATAACCGGCCCCGGACCCCAGACGCACCGCGTCTTTTCGCGTTTGTTTTCCGCTATGCATCGCTCAAACCTTGAAGATGCCGAAGACGATGCAGGCGGCGGTCATCACGAGAGACAGCCCCCAGAGCAAGGGAATGGAGAATTTCTGATGGTCGCCCAGCTCGACGCCGGCGAGGCCGACCAGCAGAAAGGTCGCCGGCGTGAGGGGGCTCACGGGAAATCCTGTCGTCATCTGCCCGAGGAGCGCGCCCTGCGCGACGGCGGCATCCGGCACACCGAGCA
This window encodes:
- a CDS encoding PA14 domain-containing protein produces the protein MHSSSLTPRAARRRTPLILALLLGLTPLLAHAQSDTYIAQNGLVVVEAESLPLAGDWVIESSEANYTGDGYIRWNGPNSLTTPGNGTIALVFSVDTAGDYYVKLRMSHLGAPAGDQENDCWLKVDGGDWNKAVHPSTRIAEGFTFHTVLEPSGGVFESPLYTLSAGVHTVYLSGRSNNFKLDRIHVYRSDVSDPENTSYPESPTENGASGISTLTVTNGAGSGDYPEGTVVSIVANSAPAGQEFDRWTGSTAFIADALLPSTTVTIPAFNVSATATYRTLGGGGGDGLRPADQPANARQGIRFDYYEQSWDFLGHFDALTPAASGITDDIDLDEAKIADGYLLRFRGYLNAPTDGTYTLYTASDDGSQLFIGDLLVVDNDSIQSVQERSGEIGLKAGLHAITVGYFERTGDAALTASWAGPGFAKTEIPASALFYADEGDGPLLGDVSLNGAISALDASQILVHAVGQILLTPPSAAVADVSGNGEISAYDAALILRFVAGIISCFPAEAGCE
- the polA gene encoding DNA polymerase I, coding for MVKNNTLYLLDAMALAYRSHFIFISRPLINSKGQNTSATYGFASALLKLIEDHKIEHIAVVFDVMGEGGTFRDQLFGEYKAHRDPPPEELLANIPVIKALVEAFDIPVVEREGFEADDVIGTLARLAEADGENVVIVSPDKDFQQLISEKITQYRPAYRGEEFDPITLDRFREKFGVEPIQFIDILALMGDKADNVPGVPGIGEKGAIQLVQEYGSVEALVEHASELKGKKAREGLTEHREAALLSKKLVTIITDLDVDLDWHKLKIAKPNLTEIDRICQLMEFGGLREKLMTKARTILGEEPAPAGAVAPGQTLSLGLDAGEAVSHYDPETTTYQIVHNRQELEAMAKTLAAQPRFAFDTETTSVDAMMASLVGMSFSWEINQGVYIPTPLPDGTSTPDILQVVGPLLEGEKPKIGHNLKYDITVLRRHGVDVAGPYFDTMIAHYLLAPDEQHGLDWVSRAVLNYRMIPISDLIGTGKNQKSMRDVPLDQIGPYAAEDADISLRLATILEEELDREGLRKIADDIEFPLMDVLVEMEMTGVRVDRDVLADLSRQMAIDIAAYEKQIYEAAGEEFNIGSPVQLGVILFDKLGLPIVEKTPKGQPSTRERVLEELATEHPLPGLILDWRELAKLKSTYVDSLPELVNPETGRIHTNYNQTIAATGRLSSTNPNLQNIPIRTPQGQAVRKAFIPVEGNVLMAADYVQIELRILAHMSGDPGLKAAFEQGEDIHTATAALVYKIPIDQVTKDQRRKAKEVNYGIPYGISAFGLAQRLRCPRSEAQMLIDQYQQAYPAVAGFLAMQVEKAREKGYCETLLGRRRYVPNINARNRNERSAAERISVNMPIQGTQADMIKLAMIRIHNRLAAEKRNAKMILQVHDELVLTLPPAEVDDVRGLVEHEMVNALKLDIPIEVDINVANNWLEAH
- the rfbB gene encoding dTDP-glucose 4,6-dehydratase, with the translated sequence MSSDPARPTHHPERVLVTGGAGFIGSNLLLHLVPRHPEVVFVNLDKLTYAGNLANLQAIENAPNYRFVQGDIVELEALHALFAEHRFTTVIHLAAESHVDRSILDPLAFARTNVMGTMALLEAARKRWTDAGNYRFYHISTDEVFGSLGDEGFFSEETPYDPRSPYSASKAASDHFVRAYHHTYDLPVVLSNCSNNYGPYQFPEKLIPLFILNALHDKPVPVYGQGTNVRDWLYVEDHAEAIETILFHGETGATYTIGGDSERPNIELVRLLLDLVDERLGRPAGTGQALITYVKDRAGHDFRYAMDHTRLTGSLGWKPRHTLETGLRRTVDWYLENQHWLSAVVDQSYRDYYLRQYHGR
- a CDS encoding alpha/beta hydrolase domain-containing protein; translation: MTLHRTALFLIVNLLLGTGTLNAQIVRLEIRERITPAPENPGYEKLVGRAFGEVDPSDPRNAVITDLTLAPRNEAGRVAYAADFILLKPIDLSRSNGILHYLAPNRGRAIPAPDSVLMAQGVSFLWGAWQGDVPTGGNRLTLDVPIARRADGSPVTGPVRVEFVGLPGPPRPEMPLQGNYFNAGQMAYPPARPDHAGAVLTRRVRETDARQFIPNDRWAFASCDTSTHPFPGIPDEEHVCLEGGFESDYLYELVYEARDPRVLGLGLAAIRDMVTFFRGRTSAAAGDPNPLGASIRFALGAGVSQSGNLMKTFVHLGFNESLDGRRVFEGLFPLVAARQTNINMRFAVPGGGGGVRADHRAFGQSSARGFAPDYHDDIRGTTGGIFTRCAASDTCPKTFLGLSGSELWALQGSPALTDAYGTRDLVQPEDLRIYYFAGTQHGTSPVSWNPAMTVYPAGVESTFDPIVRALWQRLTAWVLDGTPPPSSRVPRVGDGTLVPPEALGYPAMQGVSFPVQGEPQPVPAFAYLARYTSLGLLDFGPRFDEPDESGIADVLPPAYLGKDYAILVAAVDADGNEVAGIQPPGNAAPLGTNLPYSYGARLDLGDLFWLSGTFIPFHETKAGRLAAGDERLSLEERYGDHAGYVEAVRRAVQTLVDQGFMLPDDARRTIAQTESSDVLK
- a CDS encoding acyclic terpene utilization AtuA family protein; the encoded protein is MRLGSGAGYAGDRIEPAVELAEKGGIDYLVFECLAERTIALAQLARRRDPASGYDPLLERRMRAVLPACASRGIRIVTNAGAANPVAGAEAVRRVAAALGLGRLRIAAVTGDDVLQQLDLVQDLILETGEPLAVLGDRIVSANAYIGAAPIVEALAAGADVVVTGRAADPALFLAPLIHEFGWAMDDWAHLGRGTLAGHLLECAGQITGGYYADPGYDEVTDLARLGFPIGEVTPDGAIVITSVPESGGRVTEATCKQQLLYEIHDPARYATPDVLADFSQATVREIAPGRVQVDGASGRPRPDRLKASIGYHDGFIGEGQISYAGPGAEARGRLALEIVRERLRLTRVDVSETRFELIGIDALHGAERSAGFSPYEVRVRVAGRATQREAAERLANEVETLYTNGPAGGGGVAKSVREVIAVASTLIPRERVATAVHYLEV